A single genomic interval of Hevea brasiliensis isolate MT/VB/25A 57/8 chromosome 4, ASM3005281v1, whole genome shotgun sequence harbors:
- the LOC110632781 gene encoding premnaspirodiene oxygenase-like, which translates to MEHQFPSFPIFFTFLLFIFMVLRIWKKSNINNSSPNLPPGPWKLPLIGSMHHLVGSLPHHRLRDLAKKYGPLMHIQLGEVTNIVISSPETAKEVMKTHDVTFAQRPFLLAASIVGYNSSELVFAPYGDYWRQMRKICTLELLNAKKVQSFRTIREEEVSKLIRSMSSKAGSEINFSRMFNSLTYSISSRAAFGKIWKGEEIFIPTVKKLIQLFGGFSLADVYPSVKLLHLISAVRPKLERLHQIVDKIFENIIDEHRARKAVGKSSARCEEEDFVDVLLNLQDHANLEFPLANDNIKGVIMDMFIAGSETSSTTVEWAMSEMLKNPRVMEKAQAEARQVFGPQGNIDEERLDELNYLKMVIKETLRLHPPFPLLVPRECRENCVINNYGIPVKSKVIVNAWAIGRDPNYWIGAERFYPERFLDSSIDYKGANLEFIPFGAGRRMCPGILFGMANVEFPLAHLLYHFDWELPTGVKPENLDMVEVFGAVVKRKNDLHVIPIPYLPPLVK; encoded by the exons ATGGAACACCAATTCCCCTCCTTTCCAATATTTTTCACCTTCCTCCTCTTTATCTTTATGGTGTTGAGAATATGGAAGAAATCAAATATCAACAACTCTTCCCCAAATCTACCACCAGGACCATGGAAATTGCCTCTGATAGGCAGTATGCATCATTTAGTTGGCTCCTTGCCCCATCACCGTCTAAGAGACCTGGCTAAAAAGTATGGACCTCTTATGCACATTCAACTTGGTGAAGTTACCAACATTGTAATTTCTTCTCCTGAAACTGCTAAAGAAGTGATGAAAACCCATGATGTCACATTTGCTCAGAGGCCCTTTCTCCTTGCTGCAAGTATTGTGGGTTATAATTCTTCAGAACTTGTATTCGCACCCTATGGAGACTACTGGAGACAAATGCGAAAAATTTGCACACTGGAGCTGCTAAATGCAAAAAAAGTGCAGTCATTTAGAACAATCAGGGAAGAAGAGGTATCAAAACTCATTAGATCCATGTCTTCTAAGGCAGGATCAGAAATCAACTTTAGCAGGATGTTCAATTCTTTGACCTATAGCATCAGTTCAAGAGCAGCCTTTGGTAAGATATGGAAGGGAGAAGAAATATTCATTCCAACAGTCAAGAAACTCATACAATTGTTTGGCGGTTTTAGTCTTGCTGATGTCTATCCTTCCGTCAAATTGCTTCATTTGATTAGTGCAGTGAGGCCTAAATTAGAGAGGCTTCATCAAATAGTAGATAAGATATTTGAGAACATCATTGATGAACATAGAGCTAGAAAGGCAGTAGGAAAATCTAGTGCAAGGTGTGAAGAAGAAGATTTTGTagatgtccttttgaatcttcaGGATCACGCAAACCTTGAATTCCCTTTAGCAAATGACAACATAAAAGGAGTCATCATG GACATGTTCATTGCTGGTAGTGAGACTTCGTCTACAACTGTAGAATGGGCAATGTCAGAGATGCTAAAAAATCCAAGAGTGATGGAAAAGGCACAGGCTGAGGCGAGACAGGTCTTTGGTCCACAAGGAAACATTGATGAAGAACGCCTTGATGAACTGAACTACTTAAAGATGGTAATCAAAGAAACTCTAAGATTACACCCTCCATTTCCGTTGTTAGTTCCGAGAGAATGCAGGGAGAATTGTGTGATTAACAATTATGGAATTCCAGTCAAATCCAAAGTTATAGTGAACGCATGGGCAATTGGAAGGGATCCCAATTATTGGATTGGAGCTGAGAGATTTTATCCAGAGAGATTTCTTGATAGTTCAATTGATTATAAGGGTGCTAACCTAGAATTTATCCCATTTGGTGCTGGAAGGAGGATGTGTCCAGGAATATTGTTTGGCATGGCTAATGTGGAGTTCCCTCTTGCACATTTGCTATACCATTTTGATTGGGAACTACCAACTGGAGTTAAGCCAGAAAATCTTGACATGGTTGAAGTCTTTGGTGCAGTAGTGAAAAGGAAAAATGACCTTCACGTAATTCCTATTCCATACCTTCCTCCACTAGTGAAGTAA